A window from Pseudomonas campi encodes these proteins:
- a CDS encoding AraC family transcriptional regulator, with product MRERTIASHFVRAALRGAERQGLDYSALLRELGIQPALLEEPRARLAPEQFTRLLQGLWALLDDEYMGFGQRPSKRGTFAMMGHAIIHCRTLEKALVRGMLFYGLFPDAPRVQLQREDEWVRLSIDSSVLWDPDHFLTESLLVIWHRLGSWLIGQRIRLEEASFAYPEPAHSDEYDLLFPCPRRFDAASTSLLFHSRYLNMPLLQDERTLKQFLEHSPADLLARPDGGDSLTSRIRRLLGRDCANWPDLEQVAQQLHISPQTLRRHLREEGSSFQELKDHLRRDLAIYHLGRDELSIQALAEQLGFSEPSAFHRAFKKWTGLTPGAYRAHQES from the coding sequence ATGCGCGAACGCACCATCGCCAGCCATTTCGTCCGCGCCGCCCTGCGCGGCGCCGAGCGCCAGGGCCTGGACTACAGCGCCCTGCTGCGCGAGCTGGGCATCCAGCCTGCGTTGCTGGAGGAACCGCGCGCGCGCCTCGCCCCCGAGCAGTTCACCCGCCTGCTGCAAGGCCTGTGGGCGCTGCTCGACGACGAGTACATGGGCTTCGGCCAGCGCCCGAGCAAGCGCGGCACTTTCGCCATGATGGGCCACGCCATCATCCATTGCCGTACCCTGGAAAAAGCCCTGGTGCGCGGCATGCTGTTCTATGGCCTGTTCCCCGACGCTCCCCGCGTGCAGCTGCAGCGCGAAGACGAGTGGGTCCGCCTGAGTATCGACAGCTCGGTGCTGTGGGACCCGGACCACTTCCTCACCGAGAGCCTGCTGGTGATCTGGCACCGCCTCGGCAGCTGGCTGATCGGCCAGCGCATCCGCCTGGAAGAAGCCAGCTTCGCCTACCCGGAACCGGCGCACAGCGACGAGTACGACCTGCTGTTCCCCTGCCCACGGCGCTTCGACGCCGCCAGCACCAGCCTGCTGTTTCACAGCCGCTACCTGAACATGCCGCTGCTGCAGGACGAGCGCACGCTCAAGCAGTTCCTCGAACACTCACCGGCCGACCTGCTGGCCCGCCCCGATGGCGGCGACAGCCTGACCAGCCGCATCCGCCGCCTGCTCGGCCGCGACTGTGCCAACTGGCCCGACCTGGAACAGGTCGCCCAGCAACTGCATATCAGCCCGCAGACCCTGCGCCGCCACCTGCGCGAGGAAGGCAGCAGCTTCCAGGAACTCAAGGACCACCTGCGCCGCGACCTGGCCATCTACCACCTGGGCCGCGACGAACTGTCGATCCAGGCGTTGGCCGAACAGCTCGGTTTCTCCGAACCCTCGGCCTTCCACCGCGCTTTCAAGAAATGGACCGGGCTGACCCCGGGGGCCTATCGCGCGCATCAGGAAAGCTGA
- a CDS encoding M23 family metallopeptidase, with product MLKRPRKRYLLLALCLAWLLAPEWPQVPVQGASSKDWHPKSFWFEPWGRSGVHKGIDIFARTGTPVVASSYGLVLLRGEIAMGGKVLVVLGPKWRLHYFAHLDSHSAWPGQPVLPGSLLGTVGDSGNARGKPPHLHYSIVSLLPYFWRADGSSQGWKKMFYLDPSQLIESRSD from the coding sequence ATGCTCAAACGCCCCCGCAAACGCTATCTCCTGCTCGCCCTGTGCCTCGCCTGGCTGCTCGCCCCTGAGTGGCCACAGGTGCCGGTGCAGGGCGCCAGCAGCAAGGACTGGCACCCCAAGAGTTTCTGGTTCGAGCCCTGGGGACGCTCCGGCGTGCACAAGGGCATCGACATCTTCGCTCGTACCGGTACGCCTGTAGTGGCGTCGAGCTATGGCCTGGTGCTGCTGCGCGGGGAAATCGCCATGGGTGGCAAGGTGCTGGTGGTGCTCGGGCCGAAATGGCGCCTGCACTATTTCGCCCACCTCGATAGCCACAGCGCCTGGCCCGGCCAACCCGTGCTGCCCGGCAGCCTGCTGGGTACGGTCGGCGATAGCGGCAATGCGCGGGGCAAGCCGCCGCACCTGCACTACTCCATCGTCAGCCTGCTGCCCTATTTCTGGCGCGCCGATGGCAGCTCGCAGGGCTGGAAGAAGATGTTCTACCTGGACCCCAGCCAGCTGATCGAATCCCGCAGCGATTAG
- a CDS encoding peptidylprolyl isomerase, which translates to MARATARHILVASEAKCNELKAAIEGGADFAQVAKDNSTCPSSRQGGDLGSFGPGQMVKEFDTVVFSAPINVVQGPVKTQFGYHLLEVTSRQD; encoded by the coding sequence ATGGCCCGAGCCACTGCCCGTCACATCCTGGTTGCCAGCGAAGCCAAGTGCAACGAACTGAAAGCCGCCATCGAAGGTGGTGCCGACTTCGCTCAGGTCGCCAAAGACAACTCCACCTGCCCGTCCAGCCGCCAGGGCGGCGACCTCGGCTCCTTCGGCCCCGGCCAGATGGTCAAGGAATTCGACACCGTGGTGTTCAGCGCACCGATCAATGTGGTGCAGGGCCCGGTGAAAACCCAGTTCGGCTACCACCTGCTGGAAGTCACCAGCCGCCAGGACTGA
- a CDS encoding substrate-binding periplasmic protein, giving the protein MPTTSARLLCLLILLLPLPAWAEALQLFSVQAPPLTSNEPGQHGLVGEVVLAALAAEKLDYRLHMPPWPRAQKQVQEGRDLLIMPLSRIPSREKLYTWITPIFHIQRAFFSLGTPVRSMAEARLQLRKIGVGLGSAQHQQLLDAGFREDQLLVLKIDENPALMLEMGRLDAWFNGIPEARYFWEKVGKHELHSSPPLVSNDLYLACSLECDPDLVERLRRRLQLMQASGEIARIQARYARYTD; this is encoded by the coding sequence ATGCCTACAACCTCCGCTCGTCTACTCTGCCTCCTCATCCTGCTGCTGCCGTTGCCCGCCTGGGCCGAAGCCTTGCAGCTGTTCAGCGTGCAAGCGCCACCCCTGACCTCGAACGAGCCAGGCCAGCACGGCCTGGTCGGTGAAGTGGTGCTGGCCGCTCTGGCTGCGGAAAAGCTCGACTACAGGCTGCACATGCCGCCCTGGCCACGGGCACAAAAACAGGTGCAGGAAGGCCGCGACCTGCTGATCATGCCGCTGTCACGCATTCCCTCGCGGGAAAAGCTGTACACCTGGATTACCCCTATTTTCCACATACAACGGGCCTTCTTCAGCCTCGGCACGCCGGTGCGTTCGATGGCCGAAGCACGCCTGCAGCTGCGCAAGATCGGCGTCGGCCTGGGCAGCGCGCAGCACCAGCAACTGCTCGACGCAGGCTTTCGCGAAGACCAGCTGCTGGTGTTGAAGATCGATGAGAACCCGGCGCTGATGCTGGAAATGGGCCGCCTGGACGCCTGGTTCAATGGGATTCCCGAAGCCCGTTACTTCTGGGAAAAGGTCGGCAAGCACGAACTGCACAGCAGCCCGCCCCTGGTCAGCAACGACCTCTACCTGGCCTGCTCGCTAGAGTGCGACCCGGACCTGGTCGAGCGCCTGCGCCGGCGCCTGCAGCTGATGCAGGCGTCCGGCGAAATAGCGCGCATCCAGGCGCGCTACGCCCGCTATACCGACTGA
- a CDS encoding YebC/PmpR family DNA-binding transcriptional regulator, with the protein MGAQWKAKPKEAAANARGKIFGRLVKEIMVAARNGADPDLNPKLRVAVHQAKKASMPKDTLERAIKKGAGLLGETVNFERLTYEGFAPHQVPVIIECLTDNVNRTVAEIRVLFRKGQMGASGSVTWDFNHVGMIEASSDSGADPELAAIEAGAQDFEPSDEGNTLFVTELTDLDAVCKALPEQGFTVNSAKIGYMPKNPVSGLSDAQMEEVEAFLEALDNHDDVQNVYVGLAG; encoded by the coding sequence ATGGGCGCACAGTGGAAAGCCAAACCTAAAGAAGCCGCAGCCAACGCCAGAGGCAAGATCTTCGGCCGCCTGGTCAAGGAAATCATGGTCGCCGCACGCAACGGCGCCGATCCGGACCTGAACCCCAAGCTGCGCGTGGCCGTGCACCAGGCCAAGAAAGCCTCGATGCCCAAGGACACCCTGGAGCGCGCGATCAAGAAAGGCGCCGGCCTGCTCGGCGAGACCGTCAACTTCGAGCGCCTCACCTACGAAGGCTTCGCCCCGCACCAGGTGCCGGTGATCATCGAATGCCTGACCGACAACGTGAACCGCACCGTGGCGGAAATCCGCGTGCTGTTCCGCAAGGGCCAGATGGGCGCCTCCGGTTCGGTAACCTGGGACTTCAACCACGTCGGCATGATCGAAGCCTCCTCCGACAGCGGCGCCGATCCGGAGCTGGCCGCCATCGAAGCCGGCGCCCAGGACTTCGAGCCGTCCGATGAAGGCAACACCCTGTTCGTCACCGAACTGACAGACCTCGACGCCGTGTGCAAAGCCCTGCCGGAGCAGGGTTTCACCGTCAACTCGGCGAAGATCGGCTACATGCCGAAGAACCCGGTCAGTGGCCTGAGCGACGCACAGATGGAAGAAGTCGAAGCCTTCCTCGAAGCCCTCGACAACCACGACGACGTGCAGAACGTCTACGTCGGCCTGGCTGGCTGA
- a CDS encoding DUF2025 family protein, translated as MSITSASICAAADALQGFVGFNAKTGQHLVRFSEDSFGLDVPGESITPISEFVWVALPGGVMRLSRERLQLLAAQNIDDRLHLAEALHVYLRRSDLPEISAERRVLPRASA; from the coding sequence ATGAGCATCACATCCGCCAGCATCTGCGCCGCGGCCGACGCCCTGCAGGGCTTTGTCGGCTTCAACGCGAAGACCGGCCAGCACCTCGTGCGTTTCAGCGAGGACTCCTTCGGCCTCGATGTGCCGGGCGAGAGCATCACCCCCATCAGCGAATTCGTCTGGGTGGCGCTGCCCGGCGGCGTCATGCGCCTGAGCCGCGAGCGCCTGCAACTGCTGGCGGCGCAGAATATCGACGACCGCCTGCACCTCGCCGAGGCGCTGCATGTCTACCTGCGGCGTAGCGACCTGCCCGAAATCAGCGCGGAACGGCGCGTACTGCCCAGGGCTTCGGCCTGA
- a CDS encoding N-acyl-D-amino-acid deacylase family protein, which produces MFDVLIKNGLFFDGTGAPGVLRHLGIRAGKVAAISATPLDETGCAEVIDASGQWLMPGFIDMHTHYDAELVAAPALKESVRHGVTTVMIGSCSISMVLSAAEDCSDLFTRVESVPREHVLPLLQARKSWNSAADYVAFLDQHPLGPNICSFLGHSDLRVAVLGLQRAVDGKVRPSQAELQRMADLLEEALDAGLLGLSSMTNPWDKLDGERERSKSLPSVYSTWREYAWLNRVLRRRGRIHQGAPNLVSKLNVFAYLWESMGLLRRPLKTTLITLMDVKADPWLAPILGPLTRWLNRLSNADFRWQTLPVPFETYADGMEFVVFEEFPAGQAALHLASQDLRSELFRDPTYRRQFRQDVDKRFGARVWHRDFDDAWIVDCPDASLVSHSIGELARQRDLHPGDLFLDLLVLHGPRLRWRTVIANHRREVVEKLVCEPSTLIGFADSGAHIRNMAFYNFAPRLLKLVQDAEQRGAAVMPIEKAIWRLTGELGEWFGIDAGTLREGGRADLLLLDPRRLDDSLATYQEAPMEGFNGLQRMVNRGDAVRCVLINGRIAYRDGEFASDLGQARGYGQFLRANA; this is translated from the coding sequence ATGTTCGATGTGCTGATCAAGAACGGCCTGTTTTTCGATGGCACCGGCGCGCCGGGCGTGCTGCGCCACCTGGGCATCCGCGCCGGCAAGGTGGCAGCGATCAGCGCTACGCCGCTAGACGAGACCGGCTGCGCCGAGGTGATCGACGCCAGCGGCCAGTGGCTGATGCCCGGCTTCATCGACATGCACACCCACTACGACGCCGAACTGGTCGCCGCGCCCGCGCTCAAGGAGTCGGTGCGCCACGGGGTGACCACGGTGATGATCGGCAGCTGCTCGATCAGCATGGTGCTGTCCGCTGCCGAGGACTGCTCAGACCTGTTCACCCGCGTCGAGTCAGTGCCGCGCGAACATGTGCTGCCGCTGCTGCAGGCGCGCAAGAGCTGGAACAGCGCGGCCGACTACGTGGCCTTCCTCGACCAGCATCCGCTGGGCCCGAACATCTGCTCCTTCCTCGGCCACTCCGACCTGCGCGTGGCCGTGCTCGGCCTGCAGCGCGCGGTGGATGGCAAGGTACGTCCCAGCCAGGCGGAGCTGCAGCGCATGGCCGATCTATTGGAGGAAGCACTGGACGCCGGCCTGCTCGGCCTATCCAGCATGACCAACCCCTGGGACAAGCTGGACGGCGAGCGCGAGCGCTCCAAGTCGCTGCCCTCGGTGTATTCCACCTGGCGCGAGTACGCCTGGCTCAACCGCGTACTGCGCCGCCGCGGGCGCATCCACCAGGGCGCACCGAACCTGGTGAGCAAGCTCAACGTGTTCGCCTACCTGTGGGAAAGCATGGGCCTGCTGCGCCGGCCGCTAAAGACCACGCTGATCACCCTGATGGATGTGAAGGCCGACCCCTGGCTGGCGCCGATCCTCGGCCCGCTGACGCGCTGGCTGAACCGCCTGAGCAACGCCGACTTCCGCTGGCAGACCCTGCCGGTGCCGTTCGAGACCTATGCCGATGGCATGGAATTCGTCGTTTTCGAGGAATTCCCCGCCGGCCAGGCCGCCCTGCATCTGGCCAGCCAGGACCTGCGCAGCGAGCTGTTCCGCGACCCAACCTACCGCCGCCAGTTCCGCCAGGATGTCGACAAACGCTTCGGCGCGCGGGTCTGGCACCGCGACTTCGACGATGCCTGGATCGTCGACTGCCCGGACGCCAGCCTGGTCAGCCATAGCATCGGCGAGCTGGCGCGGCAGCGCGACCTGCACCCCGGCGACCTGTTCCTCGACCTGCTGGTGCTGCATGGCCCGCGCCTGCGCTGGCGCACGGTGATCGCCAACCATCGCCGCGAGGTGGTGGAAAAACTGGTGTGCGAGCCGAGCACGCTGATCGGCTTCGCCGACTCCGGCGCGCATATCCGCAACATGGCCTTCTACAATTTCGCCCCGCGCCTGCTCAAGCTGGTGCAGGACGCCGAGCAGCGCGGCGCGGCGGTGATGCCGATCGAGAAAGCCATCTGGCGCCTGACCGGCGAGCTGGGCGAGTGGTTCGGCATCGACGCCGGCACCCTGCGCGAAGGCGGCCGCGCCGACCTGCTGCTACTCGACCCGCGGCGCCTGGACGACAGCCTGGCGACGTACCAAGAGGCGCCGATGGAAGGCTTCAACGGCCTGCAGCGCATGGTCAACCGTGGCGATGCGGTGCGCTGCGTGCTGATCAACGGGCGCATCGCCTACCGCGACGGCGAGTTCGCCAGCGACCTCGGCCAGGCCCGTGGCTACGGCCAGTTTCTGCGCGCCAACGCGTAG
- a CDS encoding abscisic acid-deficient protein Aba4 family protein has product MAPLKPLFTLSSVIALLGWLALVLLPGWAHTDALLLWGIVVLLVLIYAWLLAVALHQRPEPGTGRPGFFSLAGVLSLLRQPTAALAAWVHILAFDLMVGLYIRHEGALAGISHWALLPCYVLTLMFGPLGLLAFLLLRLIY; this is encoded by the coding sequence ATGGCTCCGCTCAAACCGTTGTTCACCCTGAGTTCCGTCATCGCCCTGCTGGGCTGGTTGGCGCTGGTGCTACTGCCCGGTTGGGCACACACCGACGCGCTGCTGCTGTGGGGCATCGTCGTGCTGCTGGTGCTGATCTATGCCTGGTTGCTGGCGGTGGCCCTGCACCAGCGGCCTGAGCCCGGCACGGGGCGGCCGGGGTTCTTCAGTCTCGCCGGGGTGCTGTCCCTGTTGCGCCAGCCGACGGCGGCTCTGGCGGCTTGGGTGCATATCCTCGCCTTCGACCTGATGGTAGGCCTGTATATCCGCCACGAAGGCGCCCTGGCCGGCATCAGCCACTGGGCGCTGCTGCCGTGTTATGTGCTGACCCTGATGTTCGGCCCGCTGGGTCTGTTGGCCTTTCTGCTGTTACGGCTTATCTACTGA
- a CDS encoding phospholipase, with protein MKPSVLLPCVWLLVCLPLTAQAWSNHALGSLLALRDMPELAGEVQVEPLEAFLTEQAPAIERLLDEQEAFARAHFPAYPPRPEALRWHAAGLQEPRAAFLQALRINPEVRLASFVQQLPGQDAGNRRSLNSAEVLVFHKVGPWSNWRYLALQPGEAVSALQVLASSADEPDYGHDINLFSDNPGEAGQRYNFGTQPFGDARFEYSSQAPFHIGYYHESSLIFAAAPYLQRTLPHWRIYQYSGLARLAFASGHPYWGYRFLGWALHYLQDLTQPYHASVLPGVDASGMLLIAAKAEAGYPEDREAAIKRVADRHTAIEQYQFDRMQLLMQDGPEDHPLLTAYSDTREDASYPAFGPDYAAQVVAAESQARAGELDQLIGLWLAKRTAAQGFSASNQLARTEADPAMEQLLVELFRHFGAHSRQALRAHLPAQPTAQP; from the coding sequence GTGAAACCGTCCGTTCTGTTGCCCTGTGTCTGGTTGCTGGTGTGTCTGCCATTGACTGCCCAGGCCTGGTCCAATCATGCCCTGGGCAGCCTGCTGGCGTTGCGCGATATGCCCGAGCTGGCCGGCGAGGTGCAAGTGGAGCCGCTGGAGGCTTTTCTCACCGAGCAGGCGCCGGCCATCGAGCGCTTGCTCGACGAGCAGGAGGCTTTTGCCCGTGCGCATTTCCCCGCCTATCCGCCGCGCCCGGAGGCCCTGCGCTGGCATGCTGCAGGGCTGCAGGAACCGCGCGCGGCCTTTCTGCAGGCTTTGCGCATCAACCCCGAGGTACGCCTGGCCAGCTTTGTCCAGCAGCTACCGGGGCAGGACGCGGGTAATCGCCGCAGCCTGAACAGCGCCGAGGTGCTGGTGTTCCACAAGGTCGGCCCGTGGAGCAACTGGCGCTACCTGGCCCTGCAGCCCGGCGAAGCGGTCAGCGCCCTGCAAGTGCTGGCCAGCTCGGCCGACGAGCCGGACTACGGCCACGACATCAACCTGTTCAGCGATAACCCGGGCGAGGCGGGCCAGCGCTACAACTTCGGCACACAGCCATTCGGCGATGCGCGCTTCGAGTATTCCTCGCAGGCGCCGTTCCATATCGGCTACTACCACGAGTCCAGCCTGATCTTCGCCGCCGCGCCTTACCTGCAGCGCACCCTGCCGCACTGGCGCATCTACCAGTACAGCGGCCTGGCGCGCCTGGCTTTCGCCAGCGGGCATCCCTACTGGGGCTACCGTTTTCTCGGCTGGGCTCTGCACTATTTGCAGGACCTGACCCAGCCCTACCATGCCAGCGTGCTGCCGGGCGTGGATGCCAGCGGCATGCTGCTGATCGCGGCCAAGGCCGAGGCGGGCTACCCGGAGGATCGCGAGGCGGCGATCAAGCGCGTGGCGGATCGGCATACGGCCATCGAGCAATACCAGTTCGATCGTATGCAGTTGCTGATGCAGGACGGCCCGGAGGACCATCCCTTGCTCACGGCTTACAGCGATACCCGTGAGGATGCCAGTTACCCGGCTTTCGGCCCGGACTATGCCGCCCAGGTGGTTGCGGCCGAATCCCAGGCGCGGGCTGGCGAGCTGGATCAGTTGATTGGCCTGTGGTTGGCCAAGCGCACGGCGGCGCAAGGATTCAGCGCCAGCAACCAGCTGGCCCGAACCGAGGCTGATCCAGCCATGGAGCAGCTGTTGGTGGAGCTGTTCCGTCACTTTGGCGCCCATAGCCGGCAGGCGCTGCGCGCCCATCTGCCTGCGCAGCCGACGGCGCAGCCCTGA
- a CDS encoding FHA domain-containing protein, with product MLKLHFKDSRQAPVWLVEERFTLGQDRRNNLVLGDAGIAAFHAEIRQENGLYFISDCDSESGTFVNEERIASRYQLRADDCLRLGEVELQLTDPAKAKPRNEASQRWFLQVLKGEHEGKKYHVNGSMTFGRSVKCELCFSDAELSRRHCEFFLKDDVLEVKDLASANGLFVNGAKANTAVLQPGDQVRMGSVLLLVIGPKVEVQQAEDEDATLFMRAVDLPKPSASKPAATAPAASANPLRAAAQAAPAPAAAESAGPAPLRLALLGAGVLLVLGVAAALLL from the coding sequence ATGCTCAAGCTGCATTTCAAGGACAGTCGCCAGGCCCCGGTCTGGCTGGTCGAAGAGCGCTTCACCCTGGGCCAGGATCGGCGCAACAATCTGGTGCTGGGCGATGCCGGAATTGCGGCGTTCCACGCCGAAATCCGCCAGGAGAACGGCCTCTATTTCATCAGTGATTGCGACAGCGAGAGCGGCACCTTCGTCAACGAGGAGCGCATCGCCAGCCGCTACCAGTTGCGTGCCGACGATTGCCTGCGTCTTGGCGAAGTCGAGCTGCAGCTCACCGACCCGGCCAAGGCCAAGCCGCGTAACGAGGCCAGCCAGCGCTGGTTCCTGCAGGTGCTCAAGGGCGAGCACGAAGGCAAGAAGTACCACGTCAACGGCTCAATGACCTTCGGCCGCTCGGTGAAGTGCGAGCTGTGTTTCAGCGATGCCGAGCTGTCGCGCCGGCACTGCGAATTCTTCCTCAAGGACGACGTGCTCGAGGTCAAGGACCTGGCCTCGGCCAATGGCCTGTTCGTCAATGGTGCGAAGGCCAATACGGCGGTGCTGCAGCCCGGTGATCAGGTGCGCATGGGCTCGGTGCTGTTGCTGGTGATCGGGCCCAAGGTCGAGGTGCAGCAGGCCGAAGACGAAGATGCCACGCTGTTCATGCGCGCCGTCGATCTACCCAAACCGAGCGCCTCGAAGCCGGCCGCTACGGCGCCGGCAGCAAGCGCCAACCCGTTGCGCGCGGCGGCCCAGGCCGCGCCGGCTCCGGCAGCTGCCGAATCGGCTGGCCCCGCACCGCTGCGTCTTGCCCTGTTGGGTGCAGGCGTGCTGCTGGTGCTCGGTGTAGCGGCTGCGCTGCTGCTATAG
- a CDS encoding PP2C family protein-serine/threonine phosphatase: MSITLTEQSLVFAAQSVAGQVRAHNEDAVLCCPELGLWAVADGMGGHQSGEVASALALQTLREVVGAGGDLLTAAQTANAAIIQAGQAAGGRRMGTTLVALQVAGGEFELAWVGDSRAYRVSAAGIEQLSRDHSWVQLMIDAGEMSVEEARQHPRRNIVIQCLGQAEQELEVGLLRGTLAAGELLLLCSDGLTGELSDEQIQHLCVEAETLDALVEQLIGLANQLGGKDNISCIVLGLSAPESPVIAARPRNFISRWLNSRKS, from the coding sequence ATGTCCATTACGCTCACCGAGCAGTCCCTTGTGTTCGCGGCGCAGAGCGTTGCGGGCCAGGTGCGTGCGCATAACGAAGATGCTGTGCTGTGTTGCCCCGAGTTGGGTTTGTGGGCGGTTGCCGATGGCATGGGTGGCCATCAATCCGGTGAAGTGGCCAGCGCTTTGGCCTTGCAGACCCTGCGTGAAGTGGTCGGCGCCGGTGGCGACCTGCTGACGGCCGCGCAAACCGCCAATGCCGCCATCATCCAGGCCGGGCAGGCTGCCGGTGGGCGGCGCATGGGCACCACCCTGGTCGCGTTGCAGGTTGCTGGTGGCGAATTCGAGCTGGCCTGGGTCGGTGACAGCCGCGCCTATCGGGTCAGCGCCGCAGGCATCGAGCAGTTGAGCCGCGATCACAGCTGGGTGCAGCTGATGATCGATGCCGGCGAGATGAGTGTGGAAGAAGCCCGCCAGCATCCGCGACGCAATATCGTCATCCAGTGCCTGGGGCAGGCAGAACAGGAACTGGAAGTCGGCCTGCTGCGCGGCACCCTGGCCGCTGGTGAGTTGCTGTTGCTGTGCAGTGACGGCCTGACCGGCGAGCTCAGTGATGAACAGATCCAGCACTTATGCGTCGAGGCGGAAACCCTCGATGCGCTGGTCGAGCAGTTGATAGGGCTGGCCAACCAGCTTGGCGGCAAGGACAATATCAGCTGCATCGTACTTGGCCTCAGCGCCCCGGAATCGCCGGTGATCGCCGCCAGACCGCGTAACTTTATCAGCAGATGGCTGAACTCACGTAAGTCCTGA
- a CDS encoding endonuclease, which produces MPSRYIIALLALACSAASLAAPPRTFAEAKKIAWKLYAQQPVEFYCGCRYNGKSVDLNSCGYVPRTNARRAARIEWEHIVPAWVIGHQRRCWQQGGRKHCASQDKAYRSAEADLFNLVPSIGEINADRSNYSYAWLPQQPSQYGSCPMVVDFKARKAMPRTQVRGMIARTYFYMSERYGLRLSKQERQVFNAWHKHYPVQTWERQRNQQLACVMGWSNPHAGPVDMRLCPKKGS; this is translated from the coding sequence ATGCCCTCGCGCTACATCATTGCTCTGCTCGCACTGGCCTGCTCGGCCGCCAGCCTCGCTGCCCCGCCCCGAACCTTTGCCGAAGCCAAGAAAATCGCCTGGAAACTCTATGCCCAGCAGCCCGTGGAGTTCTATTGCGGCTGCCGCTATAACGGCAAGTCGGTCGACTTGAACAGCTGCGGCTATGTACCGCGCACCAATGCCCGGCGCGCAGCGCGCATCGAGTGGGAGCACATAGTCCCGGCTTGGGTCATCGGGCATCAGCGCCGCTGCTGGCAGCAGGGCGGCAGAAAGCACTGCGCCAGTCAGGACAAGGCCTACCGGAGCGCCGAAGCGGATTTGTTCAATCTGGTGCCCAGCATCGGCGAGATCAATGCCGATCGCAGCAACTACAGCTATGCCTGGCTACCGCAGCAACCGAGCCAGTACGGCAGCTGCCCGATGGTAGTAGATTTCAAGGCGCGCAAGGCCATGCCCAGAACCCAGGTGCGCGGCATGATTGCCCGCACCTACTTCTACATGAGTGAACGCTATGGCCTGCGCCTGTCGAAACAGGAGCGGCAAGTCTTCAACGCCTGGCACAAGCATTACCCGGTGCAGACTTGGGAGCGCCAGCGCAACCAGCAACTTGCCTGCGTGATGGGCTGGAGCAACCCCCATGCCGGCCCCGTGGATATGCGCCTGTGTCCGAAAAAAGGCAGCTAA
- a CDS encoding cold-shock protein has product MSERQTGTVKWFNDEKGFGFITPESGADLFVHYRSIQSAGFKSLQEGQKVSFVAVKGQKGMQADDVQVI; this is encoded by the coding sequence ATGTCCGAACGTCAAACTGGCACCGTCAAGTGGTTCAACGATGAAAAAGGCTTCGGCTTCATCACCCCGGAAAGCGGCGCTGATCTGTTTGTGCACTACCGCTCGATCCAGAGCGCTGGCTTCAAAAGCCTGCAGGAAGGCCAAAAGGTCTCCTTCGTGGCTGTAAAAGGCCAGAAAGGCATGCAAGCTGACGACGTTCAAGTAATCTAA